The window attgaaatatggattgaacatatatggcatgccaGCTTGAGAGTAAGagttgtgaggcaataaaccaggcatcatgttcATAGCAGGCAggttcatgtgaggaacagatggcaTATGAATAGGTAATggtaaattaggagcaatcacagttttacaattagcagataaatgatttacactaccacatttgctaaaagttttcctaggagcactagcattgggtgtgtaattagtgtgcttattGACTCCAATCTTACCATTCCTatttccctttttctttttagtctcttctgatttagACTCACTAGCATCCAATTTCTTCTTAGTCTTGTTACTAGAGTTATGAATGTTGTTAACACTCTCACTAGTTTCAGAGGAATTATTCTCACCTTTGACAAAGTTCttcttaacaggaccatatttcttgttgagcTTCTTGAGAgttttcttgtcaactgatgaatTTTTGCTCAACTGAtgactttcatcagttgaagctttagttttcaactgatgatcatcatcagtattttcaTCACTTGAATTGTCCTCTGAGATCTCAAGAGCTTTCTTGTCTCTTTTCAATTCATTCACAacaaaggtttctctaccttgcatgttgatgatattagtggaaacatctctcccTGATTTCCATTTAGCAATTATTTCTTGTTCCTTTTCAAACTGTTTTCtaatgatctcttctctttttaaaacaaccaaaagatcatctttggctgtcttacattcaattttcagtttctcaaactcaataaattgagtttctagagcactgtttctatcactaagaaaggtgttagcttccttaattctacaattttccttagtgagagatttcaAAGAGACATGCAAGTGATATAattcagtagacatttcattgatagtagcattgcattcatctttagttaactctactaagtttgtagtgaatacctgactattgcttccagtgttttcttcttgatctgtggagttggccattagagcaagattgacaaactcctcctcttcatcagagtcatccccagctgcccaatcatcctttgtaatgaatgctctttctttttgcttgagaagttcataatatttctttttgtagtccatGTGTTCACTGGACCTCTTCTCAGCTTTTGGAtttctgcattcatttgcaaagtgacctgcatttccacagttgaagcacttaaaTTTGGATCTATCCACCATGCTTCTGTCAGGCTTGGAAATGCTCTTAAATGATTTAGCAGGATTGAAATTCttcttgaatttcagtttggagaatcttcttgataGGAAGGCCAAGTGCTCATCAATCCCATCACTtgcttcaccagaatcagctataTCTTTTCCTTTACCCTTGCTTGATTCTGAGTTCTCTTCGTTGACCAACTTCTccgtttcttcaacttgagattttcccttatccttgactgtttcatcaagagatgcaactaaATCCACAGATGAATACCCTTTTTTTTTGGCTTTTCTCTACCttttcatcttgttccatttcaagctcataggtcttcaaagttccatacagtctctcaagagtGTAATCCTTAAATTCTTGAGTGTTTCtaagagagactgtcatgggtttccattctttgggaagagctctcaagaacttcaagtttgaatctttaacctgatatattcttccaaaaagtttcagaccatttaacagtttttgaaattggttaaatgtgtcactcaaacttttaccagccttgaaatggaatgactcatattgttgaattagcaatttcattttgttttctctcacttgctcattcccttcacagatggtcctgatggtgtcccaaacctctttggcacttgtgcagctgataacactatcaatcatttcttgatccaaaccattaaacaaaaggttcatggttttcttgtccttgtgcacttcttcagtatcttcttgataGTATTCATGGATcggttttggaatcattttgcctaccatgtcttcaccatcagctccaatactagtgcagaccttcatgggaacatgaggtcctttctcaatgcagttcacataactCTCATCAATGGACAGCAAATGCAggtgcattctcactttccagtgaaagttgttatctttgtcaagaacaggaatcttcactccagcatccttctttcccatctttctctagcagtgttgacctttttccctgtttgttgggaacctagctctgataccaattgttattttacactaactataagaaagattgtagaagagggggggggggttgaatacaatcttttacaaaataaaagattcaagaacacaaacactttaaaaacaacaaaacagaaaaacaccaagtattaaaaatacgggtggattgaatgatccacccgtgagattttatattgaaaaatctgtggattgattacaattcgcacagctgcaggttcatcacttgaacagtttctaactctcatattttctctcaagtttttcgaacactttcaactgatgctactaacttggttttatactccaagttttacaaagctttttaactagaatacaaattgcactctaatctaaacaatgctgcacatctttgtcttatgcatgctttctgagatgtcttcatctttgaccatcatcttgatttgatccagattgcattgcatgagataagaatgtttctgcttcttctttattttcctaatcaggcttccatgtctattttagtgtaattcgatccatgtgatttgtcaggcttaagctctagtcactttcaactgctcttggcttcatcagttgaaagttctagTTAATTTCAACTACTCTTGACTTCAGTTGAATGctctttcatcagttgaacgaattacagacttcatcagttgaatgttgttccagtctcatcagttgaattccttagcatcatcagttgaatactttgtcttcagttgaatgctaggttttcatcagttgaaacatgacccagtcttcatcagttgaatagttacatctcatcagttgaatatccttcacttagataaaattacatggcattggatatttacaattagccatcctattctacccatccattgataattctcaaagataagaagtataacaattacaactgaaatttgataaagattctaaatgaaacatgttacaaagtgtttatgttatcataaaaaattattgattcctaacagtcaggccttccaatgacattccgggccaggcccaatgtcattaaatattaattcaatccactaaagaatcaATATTTGCACTatctttcctaattccgtaaattaattatttaattcggctcccgtattaaattccccatgtttaagatatcgcatgtccattaattaaattaatttctgacaattaatttaatcaatatacacaaagtatataagtattattcaatagtcaatataaactatttccaaataatacttcagtcgttccaatggtttgtctaacaccatttagactgtgaacctttattatattatataaggagtctgacaatctgatcttctgctatcccatttgatactagattgtctacaatatataatatacggacaatgtgaaaacatgcattcaagattctcaaataattgtcatatacttcaaacgaatatttcagtataaccctaacaatctcccacttatactcaagatattctttgagtatattggtgtttattacaagcaatccaatACCAACtataactatgtgacaaagtatttgactcctatcgcttccacgtgctcctaaaaagccttagctggtaagctcttcgtgaaaggatctgcccggttatcctttgatgctatatcagccacaatgacatctcctcgcttaacgaattgtcgtatgaggtgatacttacgctctatgtgtttcgctgccttatgggcccgtggttccttggtatttgccACAGTACCagtattatcacaataaatcgtgatttgctttggcagattaggaaccacatccaaatccagcaggaagttgcggaaccatatagcctctttggctgcctcagaggctgccacatattcgccttccatggttgagtctgcgatgcatttctgcttcacactcctccatattacggctccacctctcaaaataaaaacacatcccgaggtggactttctcttatccttatctgtcttgAAATCCTAATCGGTATATCCCataggcaataaatcagaggacttgtaaactagcatatactccttagtccttcgcaggtacttgagtattgcttttacggcactccaatattcctgtcctgggtttgactggtatctgctaaccatgcccacggcaaagcagatatcaggcctcgtacataacattgcatacattaggcttccacatgccgaagcataaggaactaccttcatgttctctatctccttaggtgtcgaaggacactgactctttgatagagtaactccatgtctgaagggcaaattacccttcttggaagcctgcatgttaaaacgagctaatacgtcatctatgtagggctcttgagataaagccaacatccttttcttgcgatcccatataagtttgatcccaagggtgtatgctgcttcacctaagtccttcatttcaaattgtttgaacaagcatgcctttattgaagacaacatcttaacattgcttccaatgagtaaaatgtcatcaacataaagcactagaaaaaccactgcattgccctcacatctcttatacacgcatgcttcgcttggacattgatcaaatccacgactggactgcctgatcaaagcgaatgttccaatacctagaagcttgtttaagtccataaatagacctcttcagcttacatacaataTGTTCTtagccttctttaatgaatccctctggttgctgcatatagatggtttcctcaagatttccattaagtaaagctgtcttgacatccatttgccaaatctcataatcgagatgagctgctatagataaatgaatacggattgacttaagcatgacaactggcgaaaaggtttcctcataatcgaaaccttctttctgagtataccctttcgcaacaagtcttggtttccaggctttcaccttttgtctgatcccctctttttcttgtagacccacttacatccaataggttttatacCTTTGGGTGGTTTCACGAGCTCCCacacctgattagaatacattgattccatctcagaatccattgccttctGCCAAAGACTtgaatctttgtcttgtattgcctcttcgtatgtccggggatcatcatcatgttcaccagagatcaagtccgaagactctcccaaaaacatgaatctgtcaggctgtcgaacaaccctcccactacgacgaggaactggtgcggtattagtgacagGTTGTACAGTCtgttgtggttgttctacttgtactacaggttcattattcatccctcccactagttcctctaaaacgatactactcatgggtttgtgattcattatatagtcttcccctaagaatcttgcattggtgctaacagtgacatcctgattcttaggactataaaataaataaccttttgttcccatggggtagcctacaaacatctttacttctgtacgagattctagcttagtcgcgttcttgttcagcacatgtgctggacaaccccatatccgaatgtgtcttagacttggtttgtccccggtccataATTCTAAatgggttttaggaaccgatttagaaggtactaagttcagaagataagctgctgtctctaaggcatgtccccaaaacgacttgggtaaatccgaataactcatcatcgatctaacacactctaaaagagtccggttccttctctctactacaccgttctgctggggcgtgcctggtgcagtcaattGGGATTCTATctcattctctgataaatattccctaaATTCCCCAAgtaagtattcgccaccacgatctgatcgtagtgacttgatacttttattatttcgcttttccgttttagctttgtacgcTTTGAACtaatcaaagcactcagacttacggcgcaacaaataaacgtacccatatctagaataatcgtcaatgaaagtgacgaaatactcataaccacctcttgcttggatattcatgggtccacataaatcagattgaaccaatcctaacacttctttggctctattcccctttgccttgaaaggcctattggtcattttaccttccaagcaggattcacaaactggaaatggctccactgccaatgagcctagaggcccgtctactaccagtctttgaatcctcctcaagttaatatgacctaatctcaagtgccagagatatgtttggttcaaactagaaggttcctttcttttatcagaggtagaagatgtgttgttcaataccctatgttgtagttgtagtgcaggttgactaggattaattatatacaaattgtcttgaaATGTAcctgattagtccatatttttgcatatttaagtgcctatctttTGTGTATTTTCGTAGTactaatcgcttatttattttatttcaggaaattgtaaataaataaagaaagaagagaaaatgcaagaaaaaaaaagaagaaaaagaaaagaaaagaaaaaaatcaaagagagttggcaagtaaggggacacatggagggctttgatctacccaacacacatcacaaatggatggattagatttagccaccctacccttaaaccctacatttctagttataaatacccTCACCCCTTTAGTTGTAATCAccatctttttaacctagtcttttcgTAGTTGGTAGTATAGTGGTAGaatcttcttttgttctctcaatttcataccacatttgtaaacactttttattAGTGCAAATCTTCTTTTAGCTTGATCTTGTATTGTCTCTATTTTCTTTCTAAAAGTCATATGATTCTTCTTAGTACTACCATATATGCTTAagggcttttgggaaatgaagaatcattgagcTCGTGATTAGTATAGATTTGTGATCTTTTGAAATAGTCAACTaaatcctagcacaaaattaatttgtgttagggtttaaatttaaaaccccaaattttcttgttcttaGTTTATTGCTTAAATTGCTAAGAAAAATTAGATTTAAAACCCTCGTTACACAGCCTCGATTTACTCTGTTTCTGTTGATTGGTTAAAAAAGCACCATTCCTCTGTTTTCGTTTTATTAACAAAACTTCTGCTCTTCTTTTTCTCATTGTTAAGAAACCAAACCCCACTTTTAATGAATGTTCTTTTTGTTAGTGTAGTTAGTGCCGAGTTGCCTTTTTCCCCCTTTCCGTTTTCTTTTTATTGCTCTGTTTTCTCCTCTCTTGTTTGCGTTTTCTTTGCTGGGTTTGTTTTCATGCTTTTTGTCATGCCCGAATCTGCTACAGTCGAGTCATGGCTGTTGTAGCCGAGTTGAGTTTCCGAGTTTCATCACCGATGCTGCTGCGTTTAGTTTTGTGTATTGCTGCGATTTGCTAGATTAGTTGAGTCTGGAGTTTGCCGTTAGATTTGCGAGTCTGTTGGGATGCACTGAAGTTGTGTCTTAGTCTGCGTTTTTCTTTTGTTTCCGAGTCTTGCTGCGTGAGTCTGTCCACCGAGTCAGTGTTGTTCAAGTCGAGTTGTAGTCGCCGAGTTTACTGATTTACTTTCGAAAACCGAGTGTAGTTTTCAGGCGAGTTGAGTTCTGGGTTTTATGTTTGTTCGCTGGTTTTTTGCTTTGTTGAGTAGCGAGTGTTGCTGAGTCGAGGCTGGTGTTGTTTTGATTGTTCGATTTCATATGTCTGTAGCTGGGTTCTTGAGTCCTAGTCGAGTTCCTGTGACTTGTATTGGTTGGTGTTggctttataatttcttttgttgTCAAAAAATTGGGTATGCTGTAGTGTAGTCGATTTTCTGCCATGGTTTTCTAGTCGTGATTCATTTGCTCTGTTTTTGTTCGTTATCACCGAGTCACACTCCTGTTTGCTGTAGTTCGTTTAGGCCGagtattgtttttagtttacAATGATTGCtttagattttataaattaaattttaacttcgATCCTATAATTAACTTAATCTACTTCTCTAATTTGGATTTAGACTTTTCGTTTAGTGACTAAGTAGATCCGAATTAGCCAAAATTCCAAAAATTGTTCTATTCCGCCTAGATTAAAAATCAAGGGTTCgcgaataaataattttaatctctggacgaatcttaaatattaaaacgatgatcgtgcgcttgcgatttaaaggtattatttctagcacatcagtacaaaaacatataatccgtttattcatcataatagaaacattacgatccaaacaaacattataaccatccatagcaagtttagaaaccgaaatcaaattccttctagaagaaggtacataaagacaattgttcaaaaccaaaatcctatcagaaccaaagataaatgaataactcctactgcaactactgctactttcgtagcaacTACTGCGACTTTTGTAGCAattcccatgaacacgtatatctcgccatctctaagcattctggattgctggaacccctgcatagagttacaaacatgatcagtggctccagtatctacacaccaagtgctcgtagatatagccgctataattgtttctgtaactagagaaagagacataccagtattgtttgtcttcttaggaagaggacaatcctgtttccagtgacccgactgcttgcaccagTAGCACTTTCCCTtgggctttttcacaccaccttgaactctgttatttagacaatgcaaacaataagttagattgtagaaggggggggggggttgaatacaatctacaaaaatttcaataactttTTGCACAACGGATCATATTCAaattacaagagaatataaaagctaaaacagaaatttaaagaacaaggatcttaaaaatttcaggtggattgtttgatccacctgagagatttttatatcaagaaccttccaagtaaaaatacttggctgcttacaaaagaatgaagagaagaagcttacaatttcttgctaacttttctctagtgctttgctcttcagttcttggtgtttggatacattgaaatgtaaaattacaaagtgaatatatactattacaaacaaaattagtCTGTAAAAGCATTGTCCTATTCAATCTCTAGCTAAAACAAATAtggaatttcttggacttgatacagcatttggcagcttgaaatccttgttgttttgccagaaatggtaggcttcgaggttctcaatatttgactaaactgcttttgtttagcttccaaaactggtgcagtAT of the Daucus carota subsp. sativus chromosome 4, DH1 v3.0, whole genome shotgun sequence genome contains:
- the LOC135152181 gene encoding uncharacterized protein LOC135152181, with translation MHLHLLSIDESYVNCIEKGPHVPMKVCTSIGADGEDMVKDSNLKFLRALPKEWKPMTVSLRNTQEFKDYTLERLYGTLKTYELEMEQDEKDKGKSQVEETEKLVNEENSESSKGKGKDIADSGEASDGIDEHLAFLSRRFSKLKFKKNFNPAKSFKSISKPDRSMVDRSKFKCFNCGNAAKDDLLVVLKREEIIRKQFEKEQEIIAKWKSGRDVSTNIINMQGRETFVVNELKRDKKALEISEDNSSDENTDDDHQLKTKASTDESHQLSKNSSVDKKTLKKLNKKYGPVKKNFVKGENNSSETSESVNNIHNSSNKTKKKLDASESKSEETKKKKGNRNGKIGVNKHTNYTPNASAPRKTFSKCGSVNHLSANCKTVIAPNLPLPIHMPSVPHMNLPAMNMMPGLLPHNSYSQAGMPYMFNPYFNAFNMPQFHSNLHGINNGNHKKNLWYLDSKCYRHMTAKENVIIDEVALVSGLKNNLLSISQLCDKGYKVNFTPAACVVTKGDDSNVVLIGQRKGNVYVADFNSVKSESITCFSAKQAQMTVGYGTKDCLI